Within the Feifania hominis genome, the region AGATAGATCTCACCCGATTTTGCCGGCGCAACGCCAAAGATCGCTTTCGCAACCTCCGTACGTCCGGATCCAAGAAGACCGGTGATTCCGAGGATCTCGCCATCGTAGAGGTCAAAGGAGACATCCTCAAACTTTCCAGGTCTTGTTAAATTTCGAACACTAAGAATAGGAGTATCGTTTTTCGCTTCACCCTCGAAGCTGTGCGACTCAATCTCTCGACCAGTCATGTAATATGTAACCTTGGACTTATCAAACTCACTGACAGGTCCCTCACATACATTCTGGCCATCTCGAATGATGCAGATTTTTTCCGATACCTCGAAGACCTCATCAAGCTTATGGCTGACGAAGATCAGCGCGATGCCTCTCTTCTTCAGGTCCTCGATGATTTTGTAGAGGGATTCAACCTCTTTCTGGGTCAGAGCCGTTGTCGGCTCGTCCATGATAACAACTTTCGCATCCTGTGCCAGCGCGCGGCAGATGGCGACGAGCTGTTTTTGCGCGACCGGCAGATTCTCAACAATTTCTTTGAGGTCGAGCTGTACGTTCAGATTGTCGATAACGGCCTGCGCGTCTTTGTAGATCTGCTTCCAGTTGACAAACTTTTTCTTCGCTCTGATGCTGTTGTTGAGTGTGATGTTCTCGGCAACAGTCAGATTGGGGAACAGCGCGAAGTCCTGGAAGATAACCTGAATGCCCTTGTCAATGGCCTGCATCGGAGACAGTTCGGTAAAGGTCTCGCCATTGATGGTAATCGTACCCTCATCGGCTGTGTAGACGCCGGTAAGGACCTTGATCAGCGTTGATTTGCCGCTGCCGTTCTCGCCGCACAGGCAGCAGGCCTCGCCGGGCTTCAGACTGAAATCGCAATTCTTAAGCGCCTGGACGCCCTGGAACGCTTTGCTGATGCCCCGCATTTCTACCAAATATTCACTCACATTAGAGCCCCCTTTTTCGATTGCAACAGGCAAAAGAATTCCGTTACATAATGAAAGCATGCTGTATGCCGGCTTGCGCCGGCACACAGCGTGCTTTGCATTTTTGATAACTAGATTTCTGTTACCATGTTCACTTGGAAATTAGAAGTTGTACTCACCAACAGAATCCTTGTCGCAGTCAACCCACGCATTGCCGTAGATAACGGTGTTGATGTCGGTCTCTTTGACAGTGATGTTGTTGTAGCCCTCAACGCCAAGATCCATACCGGTCTCGATGACACCGTCGCCATTGATCATGATGTCAGCAACAGCGCACATAGCCATCTGAGCCATTCCGGGATCCCAGAAAGAGATCTGCTTGATCGCGCCAGACTCCAGATACTTTCTGGACTGGTTCGGCATGGAAGTACCCATGACAGTCACTTTGTCATAGAGGTTCTTGGACTCGACAACAGCAGCCGCAGAGGGCGGGTTGGAAGAGTCGCAGCCAATGAAAGCGGTGATGTTCGGATACTTGTTGAGAGCTTCCTCAAACTTCTTCTGGCCTTCCTCAGCAGACGGGCCCTCGAGGAAGTCCGGAGTAGCCATCTTCCAGTTCGGGTATTTGGCTTTGTTCTGCTCAACAGCGCCCTCAGACCACACTCTGTGGGTCGCATGGGTCAGCTGAGCAACCATCAGGACATACTCACCGGAATCGCCGGCCAGGGTGACCAGGTTATCCATGAAGTGAGCACCATAAGCGGTGTTGTCAAAAGCCTCGAGGTCGTAGTCGCAGTTCTGCTGATTCTCAGCTTCGTGAGTCAGAACGACGATGCCGGCTTCCATAGCTTTCTTCAGAACGGGCTCAACAGCCTCAGGCGAAGACGGAACGACAGTGACAACATCAACGCCAGCGGCGATGCAGTCCTCGAGGTTCTGAACCTGAGCGACCGGGTCCATGGCGTTCGGGCCCTGCTGGGTGACATCGTCACCGGTCTTCTCAGCCCAGAGCTGATTGCCGTAGTCCATTCTGTTGAACCAGTCGGAACCTTTTCTCTTCGGAACGTTGACGATGGTCAGTTTCTTTCTCTCGGTGGTGCCGGGATCCGTAGTGCCGGGATCGGTCGTACCGGGATCCGTGGTGCCAGGATCGGTCGTGCCAGGATCTTTCTCTGCGGGCTTACAACCAGCAAAGACCGCTGTCAGCATGACAGCTGCGAGAAGTAAAGCTAGAAATTTCTTCATATTTTCCTCCACATGTTTTAATATTATATTGAGCCGCCCTGAAGAAAAAGCGACTTAATACCGAGTGGGAATTTCAAGGTGCCTGCTGTTCGCAGCCGGGATTGTCCGTATGTACATTCCGCGCGAACAATGCGCGCACCTGGAATGCAATAACAATGATAGCAGTTTCAGTCATTTTTTTCAAGCCTGTTTTGTCAACTTTCAAAGATTTTGACAGTTGCGTCAAAATCAAACGGCTATTTTCTGTCACTTCTCCGAAAAAAGCCCCTTGACAAGCCTATTTTCGAGTTATAACCAACCCGCTAAACTCTTTAATTTTCAATGTTCATGAGTGCGTCTATGTAGATTGTACAACTTATATCTACATATTGTAAGCACCACTGTTTATTTTGTCAATAAGTTAGTTCATAATTTCGTAAAATTTACATTTCTGGCACTGTTTTGCCAGTTCAAACAGTTTCGCAATGTGGTTCATCCACTTTGATCCCATAATACCAATGCGCAATGTTGTATTCCTGTTTTCATACGTGAAAATAGTCATTTATTGGGGCTCGATTCGTCATATTACCGAATATTCAGGTTTTAATTTGTATAAAATGCCCATTGAAAATTGTCTTTTCTTTCCGGACTGTTTCTCTGTTTGCCCTTAAAGCGTTTT harbors:
- a CDS encoding ATP-binding cassette domain-containing protein, producing the protein MSEYLVEMRGISKAFQGVQALKNCDFSLKPGEACCLCGENGSGKSTLIKVLTGVYTADEGTITINGETFTELSPMQAIDKGIQVIFQDFALFPNLTVAENITLNNSIRAKKKFVNWKQIYKDAQAVIDNLNVQLDLKEIVENLPVAQKQLVAICRALAQDAKVVIMDEPTTALTQKEVESLYKIIEDLKKRGIALIFVSHKLDEVFEVSEKICIIRDGQNVCEGPVSEFDKSKVTYYMTGREIESHSFEGEAKNDTPILSVRNLTRPGKFEDVSFDLYDGEILGITGLLGSGRTEVAKAIFGVAPAKSGEIYLDGKLAHIKKPSDGIKNRIAYVPEDRLTEGLFLRTEIGTNIIAAIISQLKKHKIFIDGKKKDKIIDDGIKNLSIKLGSPDNPVSSLSGGNQQKVLMAKWLATNPRYLLLNGPTVGVDVGAKSDIHEIIRNLGRAGIGVIVISDDLPEILQTTSRIIIMNQGRVVTSVKTADVTEKDLQALLVKA
- a CDS encoding substrate-binding domain-containing protein, with translation MKKFLALLLAAVMLTAVFAGCKPAEKDPGTTDPGTTDPGTTDPGTTDPGTTERKKLTIVNVPKRKGSDWFNRMDYGNQLWAEKTGDDVTQQGPNAMDPVAQVQNLEDCIAAGVDVVTVVPSSPEAVEPVLKKAMEAGIVVLTHEAENQQNCDYDLEAFDNTAYGAHFMDNLVTLAGDSGEYVLMVAQLTHATHRVWSEGAVEQNKAKYPNWKMATPDFLEGPSAEEGQKKFEEALNKYPNITAFIGCDSSNPPSAAAVVESKNLYDKVTVMGTSMPNQSRKYLESGAIKQISFWDPGMAQMAMCAVADIMINGDGVIETGMDLGVEGYNNITVKETDINTVIYGNAWVDCDKDSVGEYNF